One genomic window of Cupriavidus oxalaticus includes the following:
- a CDS encoding acetoacetate--CoA ligase gives MSSTAPLTEGNLMWTPSGAFRDSSQIAAFMRWLRAERGLAFDDYDSLWQWSVTELEAFWDAVRAYFDVHFDTPAAQVLDRRTMPGARWFEGATLNYVQQVFRHAGTGAARERTAIRYAGEAQPLTDISWATLEAQVASLAHSLRQMGVQRGDRIAGYLPNIPATIVAFLATASLGAVWSGCAPDMGQVAVIDRFRQIGPKVLIAVDGYRYGGKLYERGPVLADLVAALPSLTDLVLVPQVGASVPAPSGIRTHAWPDVLAHDVPLTIEPVPFDHPLWIVYSSGTTGMPKPIVHGHGGIVIEQLKLMAFHNNLGPDDVFHWYSSSGWIMWNAQVAGLLLGTTIALYDGNPAWPDAGVLWRFVDDAGVTMFGAGAAFFTSCMKAGIEPARIADLSRLRGLGSTGSPLPVEAYDWIYRHVREDIWLVPMSGGTDFAGSFVAGCPLLPVYSGEMQCRCLGAKVQAFDDNGQALTDQVGELVCTEPMPSMPLFLWSDADGKRYRDSYFDTYPGAWRHGDWIRITPRGGAVIYGRSDATINRHGIRMGTSELYRVVEDRPEVLDSMVVDLEYLGRESYMPLFVVLREGLVLDDALRDTLRARIREALSSRHVPNEIVQVPGVPRTLSGKKMEVPIKKLLLGHAPASIANRDAMANPDTLDWYFDYAARFLQARQAESATA, from the coding sequence ATGAGCAGCACTGCCCCTTTGACCGAAGGGAACCTGATGTGGACGCCGTCCGGGGCGTTCCGCGACAGCAGCCAGATCGCCGCCTTCATGCGCTGGCTGCGCGCCGAGCGCGGTCTCGCCTTTGACGACTACGACAGCCTGTGGCAGTGGTCCGTCACCGAGCTGGAAGCCTTCTGGGACGCGGTGCGCGCCTACTTCGACGTCCATTTCGACACGCCCGCGGCGCAGGTGCTGGACCGGCGCACCATGCCGGGCGCGCGCTGGTTCGAGGGCGCCACGCTGAACTATGTGCAGCAGGTGTTCCGCCACGCAGGCACAGGCGCTGCCCGCGAGCGCACCGCCATCCGCTATGCCGGCGAAGCGCAGCCACTGACGGATATCAGCTGGGCTACCCTCGAAGCCCAGGTCGCCTCGCTGGCGCATTCGCTGCGCCAGATGGGCGTGCAGCGCGGCGACCGCATTGCCGGCTACCTGCCCAATATCCCCGCCACCATCGTCGCCTTCCTGGCCACCGCCAGCCTGGGCGCGGTCTGGTCCGGCTGCGCGCCCGACATGGGCCAGGTGGCGGTGATCGACCGCTTCCGCCAGATAGGGCCGAAGGTGCTGATCGCCGTCGACGGCTACCGCTATGGCGGCAAGCTCTACGAGCGCGGGCCGGTGCTGGCGGACCTGGTAGCCGCCCTGCCCTCGCTGACCGACCTGGTGCTGGTGCCGCAAGTCGGCGCGAGCGTACCCGCGCCGTCCGGCATACGCACCCATGCGTGGCCGGACGTGCTCGCGCACGACGTGCCGCTGACTATCGAGCCGGTGCCCTTCGACCATCCGCTGTGGATCGTCTACTCCTCCGGCACCACCGGCATGCCCAAGCCGATCGTGCATGGCCACGGCGGCATCGTCATCGAGCAGCTCAAGCTGATGGCGTTCCACAACAACCTCGGCCCGGACGACGTCTTCCACTGGTACAGCAGCAGCGGCTGGATCATGTGGAACGCGCAGGTCGCCGGCCTGCTGCTCGGCACCACCATCGCACTCTATGACGGCAACCCGGCCTGGCCCGACGCCGGCGTGCTGTGGCGCTTTGTCGACGATGCCGGCGTGACCATGTTCGGGGCCGGCGCGGCGTTCTTCACCAGTTGCATGAAGGCGGGCATCGAGCCGGCGCGCATCGCCGACCTGTCGCGGCTGCGCGGCCTGGGCTCGACCGGCTCGCCGCTACCGGTCGAGGCCTACGACTGGATCTACCGCCACGTGCGCGAAGACATCTGGCTGGTGCCGATGTCGGGCGGCACCGACTTTGCCGGCTCGTTCGTGGCGGGCTGCCCGCTGCTGCCGGTCTATTCGGGCGAGATGCAGTGCCGCTGCCTGGGCGCCAAGGTGCAGGCGTTCGACGACAACGGGCAGGCGCTGACTGACCAGGTCGGCGAGCTGGTCTGCACCGAGCCGATGCCGTCGATGCCGCTGTTCCTGTGGAGCGATGCCGACGGCAAGCGCTACCGCGACAGCTATTTCGACACCTATCCCGGCGCCTGGCGGCATGGCGACTGGATCAGGATCACGCCGCGCGGCGGCGCGGTGATCTACGGGCGTTCGGACGCCACCATCAACCGCCACGGCATCCGCATGGGCACCAGCGAGCTGTACCGCGTGGTGGAAGACCGGCCGGAAGTGCTCGACAGCATGGTGGTCGACCTGGAATACCTGGGCCGCGAGTCCTACATGCCGCTGTTCGTGGTACTGCGCGAAGGGCTGGTGCTCGACGACGCACTGCGCGACACCCTGCGCGCGCGCATCCGCGAGGCGCTGTCGTCGCGCCACGTGCCCAACGAGATCGTGCAGGTGCCGGGCGTGCCGCGCACGCTGTCGGGCAAGAAGATGGAAGTGCCGATCAAGAAGCTGCTGCTCGGCCACGCGCCGGCCAGCATCGCCAACCGCGATGCCATGGCCAACCCGGATACGCTCGACTGGTACTTCGACTACGCCGCGCGTTTCCTGCAGGCGCGGCAAGCCGAGTCCGCCACGGCGTAG
- a CDS encoding glutathione S-transferase family protein, producing MSKTTLTISSKTYSSWSLRGWLLARFAGLEFEEVLVPPDDAAARAEILLLSPSILVPCLRHQGVTVWDTLAIAEYLNEIRPKAGLLPEDRAARAHCRAICGEMHSGFAAMRSALPMNLKGNFPGMKVWSRAQADIDRITAIWTECLTRYGGPYLFGSRTMADAMYAPVVTRFVTYGVMLDPEPVSYCKQILAMPELQEWIAAARAEPDEISELDVEF from the coding sequence ATGAGCAAGACCACACTCACTATCAGCAGCAAGACCTATTCGTCGTGGTCGCTGCGCGGCTGGCTGCTGGCCCGCTTTGCCGGCCTGGAGTTCGAAGAAGTGCTGGTCCCGCCGGACGATGCCGCCGCCCGCGCCGAAATCCTGCTGCTGTCGCCGTCGATCCTGGTGCCCTGCCTGCGCCACCAGGGCGTGACGGTCTGGGACACGCTCGCCATCGCCGAATACCTGAACGAGATCCGTCCCAAGGCCGGCCTGCTGCCCGAGGACCGCGCCGCGCGCGCGCATTGCCGCGCCATCTGCGGCGAGATGCACTCCGGGTTTGCGGCGATGCGCTCGGCGCTGCCGATGAACCTGAAGGGGAATTTCCCGGGGATGAAGGTGTGGTCACGCGCGCAGGCGGACATCGACCGCATCACGGCCATCTGGACCGAGTGCCTGACGCGCTATGGCGGGCCTTACCTGTTTGGCTCGCGCACCATGGCCGATGCCATGTACGCGCCGGTGGTGACGCGCTTTGTGACCTACGGCGTGATGCTCGACCCGGAGCCGGTTTCCTACTGCAAGCAGATCCTGGCGATGCCGGAGCTGCAGGAGTGGATTGCGGCGGCGCGCGCGGAACCCGACGAGATCAGCGAGCTGGACGTCGAGTTCTAG
- a CDS encoding polyhydroxyalkanoate depolymerase codes for MLYYAYQTYADIILPACTLAELAAATLAAQPRTSGFDTVRTLRAACEIIALGRLTHHRPAFGIDSAMVAGRPVPVTEEVVLRTPFCSLLHFRRQGIGGQPRVLLVAPMSGHFATLLRGTAQTMLADHDVYITDWHNPRDIPLVAGRFGFDEFVQHLIHFLQALGGGTHVVAVCQPTVAALAAAAIMAEDGDPAQPPSLTLMAGPIDARVNPTKVNELAISQPLDWFERTLIGMVPLRFAGGMRRVYPGHVQLLAFMSMNLERHEQALRDLYAYRERGEHDKADAIRDFYVEYFATMDLTAEFYLETVSLVFQRFLLAQGLLDVAGRRVCTRAIRRTALLTVEGERDDICAIGQTMAAQDLCPSLRPYMRMHHVQTGVGHYGVFNGKRWETQVYPLVRNTIYTSG; via the coding sequence ATGCTGTATTACGCGTACCAGACCTACGCGGACATCATACTGCCGGCATGCACGCTGGCGGAACTGGCCGCGGCAACGCTGGCCGCCCAACCCAGGACGAGCGGCTTCGATACCGTACGCACGCTGCGCGCCGCCTGCGAGATCATCGCGCTCGGGCGCCTGACCCACCATCGCCCGGCCTTCGGCATCGACAGCGCGATGGTCGCCGGCCGGCCGGTGCCGGTCACCGAGGAAGTGGTGCTGCGCACGCCGTTCTGCTCCCTGCTGCACTTCCGCCGCCAGGGCATCGGCGGCCAGCCGCGCGTGCTGCTGGTGGCGCCGATGTCCGGCCACTTTGCCACCTTGTTGCGCGGCACCGCGCAGACCATGCTGGCCGACCACGACGTCTATATCACCGACTGGCACAATCCGCGCGATATCCCGCTGGTGGCCGGGCGCTTCGGCTTCGATGAATTCGTGCAGCACCTGATCCACTTCCTGCAGGCGCTCGGCGGCGGCACGCACGTCGTGGCGGTGTGCCAGCCTACCGTGGCCGCACTGGCGGCGGCGGCCATCATGGCCGAGGACGGCGATCCCGCCCAGCCGCCCAGCCTGACGCTGATGGCCGGCCCGATCGACGCGCGCGTCAACCCGACCAAGGTCAACGAACTGGCCATCAGCCAGCCGCTCGACTGGTTCGAGCGCACGCTGATCGGCATGGTGCCGCTACGCTTCGCCGGCGGCATGCGGCGCGTCTACCCTGGCCATGTGCAGCTGCTGGCGTTCATGAGCATGAACCTGGAGCGTCATGAGCAGGCGTTGCGCGACCTCTACGCATATCGCGAGCGCGGCGAGCACGACAAGGCCGACGCCATCCGCGACTTCTATGTCGAATACTTCGCCACCATGGACCTGACGGCGGAGTTCTACCTGGAGACCGTCAGCCTGGTATTCCAGCGCTTCCTGCTGGCGCAGGGGCTGCTCGACGTCGCCGGACGCCGCGTGTGCACGCGCGCCATCCGCCGCACCGCGCTGCTCACGGTCGAGGGCGAGCGCGACGACATCTGCGCCATCGGCCAGACCATGGCGGCGCAGGACCTATGCCCGAGCCTGCGGCCTTACATGCGGATGCATCACGTGCAAACCGGGGTCGGCCACTATGGCGTGTTCAACGGCAAGCGCTGGGAAACGCAGGTGTACCCGCTGGTGCGCAATACCATCTACACGAGTGGCTGA
- a CDS encoding aldose epimerase, protein MPLLQTQDFQGQTLVRVGDADNFLLLAPQYGGRLVRWVHRGEDILYWPDNADWSRPAKVRGGNPLLFPFIGRHFVDGVAGQWRDRQGTVHALAQHGFARDLPFEAGATDAAGSITMTLRDSAQTRQGYPYAFVFDAVYALLPDGLEVTLRTTNTGDQPLPCYPGHHFYFALPHAQRAASKVALPPADRVRQLPDGAPGPADAGEPAYRLDDPRLQDTYHVFRGAAGAMLSMPARTIAFELEVAGSVRWHAVTTWSESEQSDFYCVEPWVGLPDAIHHGQGLRWLAPGQSESAVCRLRVTG, encoded by the coding sequence ATGCCATTGCTCCAGACACAAGACTTCCAGGGCCAGACGCTGGTCCGGGTCGGCGATGCCGACAACTTCCTGCTGCTCGCCCCGCAATACGGCGGGCGCCTGGTGCGCTGGGTGCACCGCGGCGAGGACATTCTCTACTGGCCCGACAACGCCGACTGGAGCCGCCCGGCCAAGGTGCGCGGGGGCAATCCGCTGCTGTTCCCGTTTATCGGCCGGCACTTCGTGGACGGCGTCGCCGGGCAGTGGCGCGACCGGCAAGGCACCGTGCACGCGCTGGCGCAGCATGGCTTTGCGCGCGACCTGCCATTCGAAGCCGGCGCCACCGATGCAGCCGGGTCGATCACCATGACGCTGCGCGACAGCGCGCAGACGCGGCAAGGCTACCCCTATGCCTTCGTGTTCGACGCGGTGTACGCGCTGCTGCCCGACGGGCTGGAGGTGACGCTGCGCACCACCAACACCGGGGACCAGCCGCTGCCCTGCTATCCCGGCCACCACTTCTACTTTGCGCTGCCGCATGCGCAGCGTGCCGCGTCGAAGGTGGCCTTGCCGCCCGCCGATCGCGTGCGCCAGTTGCCCGACGGCGCGCCGGGCCCGGCCGACGCGGGCGAGCCGGCCTACCGGCTCGACGACCCGCGCCTGCAGGACACCTACCACGTCTTCCGCGGCGCTGCCGGCGCCATGCTGTCGATGCCGGCGCGCACCATCGCCTTCGAACTCGAGGTTGCTGGCAGCGTGCGCTGGCACGCCGTTACGACGTGGTCCGAAAGCGAACAGTCTGACTTTTATTGCGTGGAACCGTGGGTGGGATTGCCCGATGCGATCCACCACGGCCAGGGGCTGCGCTGGCTGGCACCGGGCCAGTCTGAAAGCGCCGTGTGCCGCCTGCGCGTGACTGGCTGA
- a CDS encoding DUF5594 family protein: MTTDFYGRFEAECLPRIVDAIGKQHRRVQLHALPAEAPNRPPRLRMTGDGPAELRRHAHPLDVTLAWDGLEVQRLFGAGGEARFAGYLAALPGKLRAWQEPRGIDFGSLSQTDPAILIGGLDFER, from the coding sequence TTGACCACGGACTTTTACGGCCGCTTTGAAGCGGAATGCCTGCCCCGCATCGTCGATGCCATCGGCAAGCAGCACCGGCGCGTGCAGCTGCATGCCTTGCCCGCCGAGGCCCCGAACCGCCCGCCGCGTCTGCGCATGACGGGCGACGGGCCGGCTGAATTGCGGCGCCATGCGCATCCGCTCGACGTCACGCTGGCGTGGGATGGGCTGGAGGTGCAGCGGCTGTTTGGCGCCGGAGGCGAGGCGCGCTTTGCCGGCTACCTGGCGGCGCTGCCGGGCAAGCTGCGCGCGTGGCAGGAGCCGCGCGGCATCGATTTTGGCTCGCTGTCGCAGACGGATCCGGCCATCCTGATCGGCGGGCTTGATTTCGAGCGCTGA
- the trmB gene encoding tRNA (guanosine(46)-N7)-methyltransferase TrmB yields MLPQDPSTGPTPADDATPVDNAQQPSAPSPADPEGVAHPRRIRSFVRRAGRTSTGQQRAIDEVGPRMLVPYAPQPLDWEATFGRKAPSILEIGFGMGETTAHIAGLRPQDNFLGCEVHEPGVGALLKLIDERELENIRILQHDAVEVIAHMLTDDSLDGVHIYFPDPWHKKRHNKRRLVQPPLVKLLAARLKPGGYIHCATDWEEYAHQMVEVLAGEPLLENTSSAADGFSERPDYRPVTKFERRGVRLGHGVWDVVFRKRA; encoded by the coding sequence ATGCTTCCCCAAGATCCCAGCACCGGACCGACGCCGGCCGATGACGCCACGCCGGTGGACAACGCCCAGCAGCCGTCCGCCCCTTCCCCTGCCGACCCCGAAGGCGTTGCGCATCCGCGCCGCATCCGCTCGTTCGTGCGCCGTGCCGGGCGGACGTCGACCGGTCAGCAGCGCGCCATCGACGAGGTCGGCCCGCGCATGCTGGTGCCGTACGCGCCGCAGCCGCTGGACTGGGAAGCCACGTTCGGCCGCAAGGCGCCGTCGATCCTGGAGATCGGCTTCGGCATGGGCGAGACCACCGCGCATATCGCCGGGTTGCGCCCGCAGGACAATTTCCTGGGCTGCGAGGTGCATGAGCCCGGCGTGGGCGCCCTGCTCAAGCTGATCGACGAGCGCGAGCTGGAGAACATCCGCATCCTGCAGCACGACGCGGTCGAGGTCATCGCCCATATGCTGACCGACGACAGCCTGGACGGCGTGCATATCTATTTCCCGGACCCGTGGCACAAGAAGCGCCATAACAAGCGCCGGCTGGTGCAGCCGCCGCTGGTGAAGCTGCTGGCGGCGCGGCTGAAGCCCGGTGGCTATATCCACTGCGCGACCGACTGGGAAGAGTACGCGCACCAGATGGTCGAGGTGCTGGCGGGTGAACCGCTGCTGGAGAACACCTCCAGCGCGGCGGATGGCTTTTCCGAGCGGCCGGACTACCGTCCGGTGACCAAGTTCGAGCGCCGCGGCGTGCGGCTCGGGCACGGGGTGTGGGACGTGGTGTTCCGCAAGCGGGCCTAA
- a CDS encoding undecaprenyl-diphosphate phosphatase, whose amino-acid sequence MEIALALKAVILGIVEGLTEFLPISSTGHLILAGQLLDFNDEKGKIFEIVIQFGAILAVCWEFRARIGSVVRGLGSEPKAQRFAINVVIATAPAIILAFIFGKWIKAHLFNPISVALAFIVGGVVILLAEWRDARRGTVSHPQGNALLEAAKAGAPRIESVDDLNWGDALKVGLAQCFALVPGTSRSGATIIGGMLFGLSRQVATEFSFFLAIPVIFGATVYELYKARALLDADDLGVFAVGFVFAFLSAFLCVRWLLRFVATHDFKPFAWYRIAFGIVVLFTAYSGLVSWHA is encoded by the coding sequence ATGGAAATCGCACTTGCCCTGAAAGCCGTGATCCTCGGCATTGTCGAAGGACTGACCGAGTTCCTTCCCATCTCGAGTACCGGCCACCTGATCCTGGCGGGCCAATTGCTCGACTTCAACGACGAAAAGGGCAAGATCTTCGAGATCGTGATCCAGTTCGGCGCCATCCTGGCAGTCTGCTGGGAATTCCGTGCCCGCATCGGCAGCGTGGTGCGCGGGCTGGGCTCGGAGCCGAAGGCGCAGCGCTTTGCCATCAACGTGGTGATCGCGACCGCGCCGGCGATCATCCTGGCCTTTATCTTCGGCAAATGGATCAAGGCCCACCTGTTCAACCCGATCTCGGTGGCGCTGGCCTTTATCGTCGGCGGCGTGGTGATCCTGCTGGCCGAATGGCGCGACGCGCGCCGCGGCACGGTCTCGCATCCGCAGGGCAATGCGCTGCTGGAGGCGGCCAAGGCGGGCGCGCCGCGCATCGAATCGGTCGACGACCTGAACTGGGGCGATGCCCTCAAGGTGGGCCTGGCGCAGTGCTTCGCGCTGGTGCCGGGCACCTCGCGCTCGGGTGCCACCATCATCGGTGGCATGCTGTTCGGGCTGTCGCGGCAGGTGGCGACGGAGTTTTCGTTCTTCCTCGCGATCCCGGTGATCTTTGGCGCGACGGTCTATGAGCTGTACAAGGCGCGTGCGCTGCTGGACGCGGACGACCTCGGCGTCTTCGCGGTCGGCTTTGTCTTCGCCTTCCTGTCTGCGTTCCTGTGCGTGCGCTGGCTGCTGCGTTTTGTCGCCACGCACGATTTCAAGCCGTTTGCGTGGTATCGCATTGCGTTCGGCATCGTGGTGCTGTTCACCGCCTACTCCGGCCTGGTGTCCTGGCACGCGTAA
- a CDS encoding DUF1439 domain-containing protein — protein sequence MIRTSRRRWLAVAGATALAAGLAACGAFRNEYTFSQSQLQAALERKFPFNKRYMELFDIQLTNPQLTLDPVRNRVNVQFDAVIDNKLFFRQALTGRFALDSGLRYDAPTRSVVLQDPEVRRFDVQGMPAQFSRQLNALGGILAEQLLQDYPLYTFREDQLRVAGTQVEPGTITVLPDGINVKVNRP from the coding sequence ATGATCCGGACTTCCCGACGGCGCTGGCTGGCCGTCGCTGGCGCCACCGCGCTGGCCGCCGGCCTCGCCGCCTGCGGCGCGTTCCGCAACGAGTACACGTTCTCGCAAAGCCAGCTGCAGGCCGCGCTGGAGCGCAAGTTCCCGTTTAACAAGCGCTATATGGAGCTGTTCGACATCCAGCTCACCAATCCGCAACTGACGCTGGACCCGGTGCGCAACCGCGTCAACGTGCAATTCGACGCCGTCATCGACAACAAGCTGTTCTTCCGCCAGGCGCTGACGGGGCGCTTCGCGCTGGACAGCGGGCTGCGCTATGACGCGCCGACGCGCTCGGTGGTACTGCAGGACCCTGAAGTGCGGCGTTTCGACGTGCAGGGCATGCCGGCGCAGTTCTCGCGCCAGCTCAATGCGCTGGGTGGCATCCTGGCCGAGCAGCTGCTGCAGGACTATCCGCTCTATACGTTCCGGGAAGACCAGCTGCGCGTTGCCGGCACGCAGGTCGAGCCCGGTACAATCACCGTTTTGCCTGACGGCATCAACGTCAAGGTCAACCGCCCCTGA
- a CDS encoding YkgJ family cysteine cluster protein, which produces MSCRSHLSCRAGCGACCIAPSIASALPGMPEGKPAGVPCAQLLPDMRCAVFGRPDRPAFCAGLKPAAEMCGDSREAALRWLTRLEILTAPQATPARPGSRG; this is translated from the coding sequence ATGAGTTGCCGGTCACACCTTTCCTGCCGCGCTGGCTGCGGCGCCTGTTGCATTGCCCCGTCGATTGCCTCGGCCCTGCCGGGCATGCCCGAGGGCAAGCCAGCGGGCGTGCCGTGCGCGCAGTTGCTGCCCGACATGCGCTGCGCGGTGTTCGGCCGCCCTGACCGGCCGGCGTTCTGCGCCGGCCTGAAGCCCGCGGCGGAAATGTGCGGCGACTCGCGCGAAGCCGCGCTGCGCTGGCTGACCCGACTCGAAATCCTGACCGCGCCACAGGCCACGCCTGCACGGCCCGGCTCGCGCGGGTGA
- a CDS encoding TetR/AcrR family transcriptional regulator has translation MPRSPRKTPVKTPVEPHKDADAPRWSRRKAARPQELVAAALDLFVERGYAATRLEDVAAAAGVSKGTVYLYFANKEELFKSVVRENLVPALSRGTELVDRYEGSTPELLRELLRGWWGLIGATRVAGITKLIMAESANFPDIARFYNKEVMMPGDELFARVLARGVARGEFRPVPANPTTTLICAPLVFLMLWQRALRATSEKDIDPEVFLDHLLDTLLFGLTTGEARERPLPPQQGPYVWERIRDEMLAQSGGDTDGGADGADGSADGDAANDPGTRPRKPT, from the coding sequence GTGCCCCGCAGTCCTCGCAAGACACCCGTGAAAACACCCGTCGAACCGCACAAGGATGCCGATGCGCCGCGCTGGAGCCGGCGCAAGGCCGCGCGCCCGCAGGAGCTGGTCGCGGCGGCGCTCGACCTGTTCGTGGAGCGCGGCTACGCGGCCACGCGCCTGGAAGACGTGGCGGCGGCCGCCGGGGTGTCCAAGGGCACGGTCTACCTGTACTTCGCCAACAAGGAAGAACTGTTCAAGTCCGTGGTGCGTGAGAACCTGGTCCCGGCCCTGTCGCGCGGCACCGAGCTGGTCGACCGCTACGAGGGCAGCACCCCGGAACTGCTGCGCGAGCTGCTGCGCGGCTGGTGGGGCCTGATCGGCGCCACGCGGGTGGCCGGGATCACGAAGCTGATCATGGCCGAGTCGGCCAACTTCCCCGACATCGCCCGCTTCTATAACAAAGAGGTGATGATGCCGGGCGACGAGCTGTTCGCCAGGGTGCTGGCGCGCGGCGTGGCGCGCGGCGAGTTCCGCCCGGTGCCGGCCAACCCCACCACCACGCTGATCTGCGCCCCGCTGGTGTTCCTGATGCTGTGGCAGCGCGCGCTGCGCGCCACCTCTGAAAAGGACATCGACCCCGAGGTCTTCCTCGACCATCTGCTCGACACGCTGCTGTTCGGCTTGACCACCGGCGAGGCGCGCGAGCGCCCGCTGCCGCCGCAGCAAGGCCCCTACGTGTGGGAGCGCATCCGCGACGAGATGCTGGCGCAAAGCGGCGGGGATACGGACGGCGGTGCTGACGGTGCTGACGGCAGTGCGGACGGCGATGCCGCCAACGACCCGGGCACGCGCCCGCGAAAGCCGACATGA
- a CDS encoding efflux RND transporter periplasmic adaptor subunit has product MTRKTLLIAVACVIVVLSAVAAVRKAGSARQPQAPVQAAANVVEFLQADLFNVGRQNLQVSLPLSGSLRALNQASVKAKVSGEVQQVLVREGEPVRAGQVIARIDPTEYEARVAQARGQMLAMQGQFQNSRQTWERNRELVGKGFISKTAFDKFQSDLDVARANLDAAQGGLAVAQKALADTVVKAPLDGMVAARAVQPGEKVSPDTRLVDVVDLRVLELEAPVPMADVARASAGQAVELDVEGAGRFTGKLVRINPAVMQGTRSIMVYVRVENANAKLRAGMFARGALVLGQRSGVVAVPASALRMEGERAFVYAIDKDVLAERPVQLGVRDEGSGMVEIVSGLDAGTEIVRTNLGTLRSGSQVRRVNDVKA; this is encoded by the coding sequence ATGACACGAAAGACCCTGCTCATCGCTGTAGCCTGCGTCATCGTGGTGCTGAGCGCCGTGGCCGCCGTGCGCAAGGCCGGCAGCGCGCGCCAGCCGCAAGCGCCAGTACAAGCCGCCGCGAACGTGGTGGAGTTCCTGCAGGCCGACCTCTTCAACGTGGGCCGCCAGAACCTGCAGGTGTCGCTGCCGCTGTCGGGCAGCCTGCGCGCGCTGAACCAGGCATCGGTCAAGGCCAAGGTCTCGGGCGAGGTGCAGCAGGTGCTGGTGCGCGAAGGCGAGCCGGTGCGCGCCGGACAGGTGATCGCGCGCATCGACCCGACCGAGTACGAGGCCAGGGTGGCGCAGGCGCGCGGGCAGATGCTGGCCATGCAAGGGCAGTTCCAGAACTCGCGCCAGACCTGGGAGCGCAACCGCGAACTGGTCGGCAAGGGCTTTATCTCGAAGACCGCGTTCGACAAGTTCCAGTCCGACCTCGACGTGGCCCGCGCTAATCTCGATGCCGCCCAGGGCGGCCTGGCGGTGGCGCAGAAGGCGCTGGCCGACACCGTGGTCAAGGCCCCGCTCGACGGCATGGTCGCCGCGCGCGCGGTGCAGCCGGGCGAGAAGGTGTCGCCGGATACGCGCCTGGTCGATGTGGTCGACCTGCGCGTGCTGGAACTGGAGGCGCCGGTGCCGATGGCCGACGTGGCGCGCGCCAGCGCCGGCCAGGCGGTCGAACTCGACGTGGAAGGCGCCGGGCGCTTTACCGGCAAGCTAGTGCGGATCAACCCGGCCGTCATGCAGGGCACCCGCAGCATCATGGTCTACGTGCGCGTGGAGAATGCCAACGCGAAGCTGCGCGCCGGCATGTTCGCGCGCGGCGCGCTGGTGCTGGGGCAGCGGTCCGGCGTGGTGGCGGTGCCGGCCTCGGCCCTGCGCATGGAAGGCGAGCGTGCCTTCGTCTATGCCATCGACAAGGACGTGCTGGCCGAGCGCCCGGTGCAGCTGGGCGTGCGCGACGAAGGCAGCGGGATGGTGGAGATCGTCTCCGGTCTCGACGCCGGCACCGAGATCGTGCGCACCAACCTCGGCACGCTGCGCAGCGGCAGCCAGGTGCGGCGCGTGAATGACGTGAAAGCGTGA